A single Bacillus sp. OxB-1 DNA region contains:
- a CDS encoding metal ABC transporter solute-binding protein, Zn/Mn family — protein MRKLAMWFGVSLLAVFLLAACGNGNTGEGNQQGKNPDNDTAAATGDSKDDKLKVVTSFTIIADMARQIGGDAVDVYNLVPSGTDPHEYEPLPDDIKAATDADILFYNGLNLEGGKEGWFFKMIGTVGQKEENVFSVTERVEPMYLTNEDGREEEINPHAFIDPAVGIKMAEDMRNVLVKRHPSKSDEIQERGDEYVARLKELDEEYETRIADIPEEDRILVTSERAFQYMTTHYGLYEAYIWEIDTEENGSPTQIKNLVTFIKENEVPVLFLESNVDPRPMETVSKETGVPIAEKAIYSDEIGNPGDEIDTYVKYLDYNINLIHDELSKN, from the coding sequence ATGAGAAAATTAGCGATGTGGTTTGGTGTATCCTTGCTCGCTGTCTTTTTACTGGCAGCTTGCGGCAATGGAAACACAGGAGAGGGAAATCAGCAAGGCAAAAATCCAGACAATGATACAGCCGCTGCAACAGGGGACTCTAAAGACGATAAACTGAAAGTTGTCACGTCGTTCACGATTATCGCCGATATGGCAAGACAGATCGGCGGGGATGCGGTCGACGTGTACAACTTGGTGCCAAGTGGTACAGATCCCCATGAATATGAACCGTTACCGGATGATATCAAGGCCGCTACCGATGCCGATATACTTTTTTATAACGGTTTGAATTTGGAAGGCGGGAAAGAGGGTTGGTTCTTTAAAATGATTGGAACCGTCGGCCAAAAAGAAGAAAATGTCTTTAGTGTAACGGAACGTGTTGAGCCGATGTATTTGACGAATGAAGATGGAAGAGAAGAAGAAATCAACCCACATGCTTTCATCGACCCGGCTGTCGGTATTAAAATGGCGGAAGATATGCGGAATGTGCTTGTCAAAAGACATCCTTCCAAGAGTGATGAAATACAAGAGCGTGGCGATGAGTATGTAGCGCGTTTGAAAGAATTGGATGAAGAATATGAAACACGCATTGCCGACATCCCGGAAGAAGATCGGATTTTGGTGACTAGTGAAAGGGCATTCCAATATATGACCACGCATTATGGTCTGTATGAAGCATATATTTGGGAAATCGACACAGAAGAAAACGGCTCACCCACTCAAATCAAAAACCTTGTGACATTTATCAAAGAAAATGAAGTGCCGGTCCTGTTCCTGGAGTCCAACGTCGACCCTCGTCCGATGGAAACGGTCTCCAAAGAAACCGGTGTGCCGATTGCGGAGAAGGCTATCTATTCAGATGAGATCGGCAACCCTGGGGATGAGATCGATACGTATGTAAAATATTTGGATTACAATATTAACCTTATCCATGATGAATTGAGCAAGAATTAA
- a CDS encoding metal ABC transporter permease, whose product MDFINDLMNYGFLQKAFATSVMVGIICGIIGSFIVLRGMALMGDAISHAVLPGVAISYMLGVNYFYGAVFTGVLTALGIGVISQNSRVKNDSSIGIGFSAAFAFGIILITRAGSATDLTQILFGNVLSVRSSDMWLTLVIGSLVILVVVLFFKELLISSFDETMAAAYGLKVRIIHYGIMFLLTLVTVASLQTVGVILVVSMLITPASTAYLLTNRLSVMVVLSAFFGALSAIIGLYVSFLYNMPSGPVIALAATSLFVLAFLFSPKQGVVWRALRSNEKQKMMVS is encoded by the coding sequence ATGGACTTTATTAATGATTTGATGAATTATGGATTCCTCCAAAAAGCCTTTGCCACTTCCGTAATGGTTGGTATCATCTGCGGAATCATCGGCAGTTTCATTGTTTTGCGCGGTATGGCATTAATGGGAGATGCCATTTCCCATGCGGTCCTGCCGGGAGTCGCAATCTCTTATATGCTGGGCGTCAATTACTTTTATGGTGCGGTCTTCACCGGCGTTTTAACAGCTCTTGGCATCGGTGTGATCAGCCAAAACAGCCGTGTGAAAAACGATTCTTCCATCGGCATCGGATTTTCCGCGGCCTTTGCATTCGGAATCATACTGATCACGAGAGCAGGAAGTGCGACTGATTTGACTCAAATCCTATTTGGTAATGTGTTATCCGTCCGGTCTTCTGACATGTGGCTTACTTTAGTAATTGGCAGTCTCGTCATTCTGGTCGTAGTGTTATTCTTCAAGGAACTGCTTATTTCCAGTTTCGATGAAACGATGGCAGCGGCGTATGGTTTAAAAGTGCGAATAATTCATTATGGAATCATGTTCTTACTGACATTAGTGACGGTAGCTTCTTTGCAGACAGTGGGTGTCATTTTGGTCGTGTCCATGTTGATCACCCCGGCGTCTACTGCGTATTTATTGACGAATCGGTTGTCGGTCATGGTAGTGTTGTCCGCATTCTTTGGAGCGCTTTCTGCCATTATCGGCCTGTATGTCAGCTTCTTGTACAATATGCCATCCGGACCGGTCATCGCATTGGCGGCAACGTCTTTATTTGTCCTGGCATTTTTGTTTTCGCCGAAACAGGGAGTTGTATGGAGAGCGCTGCGATCAAACGAAAAACAGAAAATGATGGTGTCCTAA
- a CDS encoding metal ABC transporter ATP-binding protein: MIDSVTVNNLSVSYYGNQVVKDVSFSFPSSSLIGVLGPNGAGKSTLMKAMLGLIRKDSGSVLIGSRPIKDFRKKIAYVPQRSNIDWNFPIIVKDTVLLGTYPNVGLLHRPKKSDKEWAMECLRRVGMEDFAERQIGELSGGQQQRVFLARALAQKADYFFLDEPFVGIDVSSEEVIINILKSLKAEGKIVFVVHHDLSKVRYYFDELVLINKELIDAGPVNQVFQPNKMSKAYQRSFSMLGDLEVTV, translated from the coding sequence ATGATCGACTCTGTGACAGTGAATAATCTCAGCGTATCCTATTATGGAAACCAAGTGGTGAAGGATGTCTCTTTTTCTTTCCCATCGTCCAGCCTGATCGGAGTCCTCGGACCAAACGGGGCGGGCAAATCGACATTAATGAAAGCGATGCTTGGATTGATACGAAAGGATAGTGGTTCTGTTCTGATCGGTTCACGCCCGATCAAGGATTTCAGGAAAAAGATCGCGTATGTGCCGCAAAGGTCCAATATCGATTGGAATTTTCCAATCATCGTTAAAGATACGGTGCTTCTCGGTACGTATCCGAATGTCGGATTATTGCATCGTCCCAAAAAATCGGATAAGGAATGGGCGATGGAATGTCTGAGACGTGTCGGGATGGAAGATTTCGCCGAAAGGCAAATCGGCGAATTGTCGGGTGGGCAGCAGCAACGCGTCTTTCTTGCGAGAGCACTTGCCCAAAAGGCAGATTATTTTTTCTTGGATGAACCGTTCGTCGGCATCGATGTCTCCAGTGAGGAAGTCATCATTAATATATTGAAGAGTCTGAAAGCGGAAGGTAAGATCGTCTTTGTGGTGCATCATGACTTGTCGAAGGTGAGATATTATTTCGATGAGCTAGTTTTGATCAATAAAGAATTGATCGATGCAGGTCCTGTCAACCAAGTGTTCCAGCCGAACAAAATGTCCAAAGCGTATCAGCGTAGCTTTTCGATGCTAGGAGATTTGGAGGTTACGGTGTAA
- a CDS encoding SAM hydrolase/SAM-dependent halogenase family protein yields MNNGLLVFQSDFGKGDGAVSAMHGVANSVKPGIPIFEITHQIPQYNIWEASYRLLQTVGYWPSDTVFVSIVDPGVGSDRRGVVAKTANGHTIITPDNGTLTHLKRFVGITDVRIIDETKNRLPKSGESHTFHGRDIFAYTGARLAAGLIGFEDVGNAADPATLIELPLKNSTIQDEVITGIVDIIDRPFGNLWTNISRLQFNDIAGPYGSSYEVSITTDGRTIYNNILKFGRSFADSHIGEPLLYINSLDNLGIAINQGSFADAYRVGTGTNWEVIIRTAPKVVYD; encoded by the coding sequence ATGAACAATGGTTTATTGGTATTTCAATCGGATTTCGGAAAAGGGGATGGCGCGGTCAGTGCCATGCATGGAGTCGCCAATTCGGTGAAGCCGGGCATTCCGATTTTCGAAATCACTCACCAGATTCCCCAATATAATATTTGGGAAGCATCCTACCGTTTATTGCAAACTGTCGGATATTGGCCGAGTGACACAGTCTTCGTTTCCATTGTCGATCCGGGGGTCGGCTCGGATCGGCGGGGAGTCGTCGCAAAGACGGCAAATGGGCATACGATTATCACACCGGATAACGGTACGCTCACCCATTTAAAACGATTTGTCGGCATCACGGATGTCCGGATCATCGATGAAACGAAAAACCGCCTTCCGAAATCAGGCGAATCTCATACATTCCATGGACGCGATATTTTCGCCTATACGGGTGCCCGTTTGGCGGCCGGACTCATTGGTTTTGAGGATGTCGGTAATGCTGCAGACCCGGCGACCTTGATCGAACTTCCTTTGAAAAACTCTACAATTCAAGACGAGGTGATCACCGGGATTGTTGACATCATCGACCGGCCATTCGGCAACTTGTGGACGAATATTAGCCGACTTCAATTCAATGACATTGCCGGCCCGTATGGAAGTTCCTATGAAGTTTCCATTACGACGGACGGGCGGACGATCTACAATAACATTTTGAAATTCGGCCGTTCCTTTGCCGACTCCCATATCGGCGAACCGCTTCTTTATATCAATTCCCTTGATAATTTGGGCATCGCCATTAACCAAGGTTCATTTGCAGACGCCTACCGTGTCGGCACCGGCACGAACTGGGAAGTGATTATCCGGACAGCACCGAAAGTGGTGTATGATTGA
- a CDS encoding DUF3298 and DUF4163 domain-containing protein, whose protein sequence is MEFPVSIVTRKLPNVSPKVNVYYPVIVHLENSEVQSKMNHAIIELLNQILIDLDYYDKNLVELLASYEVKTNERGILSLNLIVYSFTGGAHGMTVVRSLTFDTKTGKQYTLKELFKQDSPYVETLSSIIRKQMQRWNVDLLDPPFKEIRPDQDFYLADTSIVIYFQLYEITPYYWGFPYFPIPIKDLETIIQPEGPLDQLMSFT, encoded by the coding sequence ATGGAATTTCCTGTTTCAATTGTTACCCGGAAACTGCCGAATGTTTCACCCAAAGTGAATGTCTATTATCCTGTTATCGTCCATTTAGAAAACAGTGAAGTACAAAGTAAAATGAACCATGCCATCATTGAGCTATTGAATCAAATCTTAATAGACCTAGATTATTACGATAAAAACTTGGTGGAATTGCTGGCCAGTTATGAGGTAAAGACGAATGAACGCGGCATTCTTAGCTTGAACCTGATTGTCTACTCGTTTACAGGCGGAGCGCACGGAATGACGGTCGTCCGTTCCTTGACCTTCGACACGAAAACCGGCAAGCAATATACATTGAAGGAGTTATTTAAACAAGACAGCCCTTATGTAGAAACTTTGTCTTCGATCATTAGGAAGCAGATGCAACGCTGGAATGTCGATTTGTTGGATCCTCCATTTAAGGAGATTCGGCCGGACCAGGATTTCTATCTGGCGGACACCTCCATCGTCATCTACTTCCAATTATATGAAATCACCCCGTATTATTGGGGGTTTCCTTACTTCCCGATTCCCATCAAAGACTTGGAAACCATTATTCAGCCGGAGGGTCCACTCGATCAGTTGATGTCCTTTACGTGA
- a CDS encoding NAD-dependent deacylase yields the protein MLADLMKKSNYIIVYSGAGMSTESGLPDFRSAKTGLWENEDPAQVASTEAMNKDVERFFEFYRKRVLGVKDCQPHIGHELLAKWERGGIIQGIITQNVDGFHSVAGSENVMELHGTLQKVHCQTCGREYENTRYEEQAYYCECGGKLRPSVVLFGEMLPEETFMKATRESEQADLFIVLGSSLTVTPANHFPLIAKETGAKLVIINLEPTIFDGYADLVINDRKIGEVLEEADQQL from the coding sequence TTGTTAGCTGATTTGATGAAAAAATCTAATTATATTATTGTTTATTCTGGTGCAGGTATGTCCACGGAGAGCGGACTGCCCGATTTTCGATCTGCTAAAACAGGGCTATGGGAGAATGAAGATCCCGCACAGGTGGCCAGCACGGAAGCGATGAACAAGGACGTGGAACGTTTTTTTGAATTTTACAGGAAGCGTGTATTGGGAGTGAAAGACTGCCAGCCTCATATTGGGCATGAGCTGCTCGCGAAATGGGAGAGGGGAGGCATTATCCAGGGCATCATCACGCAAAATGTCGATGGCTTTCATTCGGTCGCCGGATCGGAAAATGTGATGGAACTGCACGGCACTTTACAAAAGGTTCATTGCCAAACTTGCGGCAGGGAGTACGAGAATACACGGTATGAGGAGCAAGCTTATTATTGCGAATGCGGAGGAAAACTTCGACCTTCCGTCGTACTATTCGGCGAAATGTTGCCGGAGGAGACCTTTATGAAAGCGACTAGGGAAAGTGAACAAGCCGATTTGTTCATCGTCCTAGGCTCATCGCTGACCGTCACTCCCGCCAACCATTTCCCGCTAATTGCGAAAGAGACAGGAGCCAAGCTTGTCATCATCAATTTAGAGCCTACCATATTCGACGGCTATGCGGATCTGGTCATCAATGACCGGAAAATCGGGGAAGTGCTGGAGGAAGCCGATCAACAGTTATGA
- a CDS encoding SOS response-associated peptidase, with translation MCGRFTLFAPYYEIVKRFDIESAFEESDYVPSYNIAPSQQVVAILNDGEKNRLGHLKWGLVPSWAKEEKIGYKMINARAETVAEKPSYRNAFKKRRCILPADSFYEWRRKDGDKIPMRIKLKGDGLFAIAGLWEAWRKPDGSMLYTCTAITTKPNGLMEPIHDRMPVILRKEDEAAWLDPKNEDIHFLGNMLKPLDEEQMEAYIVSSNVNSPKNNEESLIIPIC, from the coding sequence ATGTGTGGGCGATTCACATTATTTGCTCCGTATTATGAAATAGTAAAACGTTTTGATATTGAATCTGCGTTTGAAGAAAGCGATTATGTACCTAGTTATAATATCGCTCCATCCCAACAGGTCGTCGCCATCCTCAATGATGGTGAAAAGAACCGGCTTGGCCATCTGAAATGGGGGTTGGTCCCGTCTTGGGCAAAAGAGGAAAAAATCGGTTATAAGATGATCAACGCCCGGGCAGAAACCGTCGCAGAAAAACCGAGTTATCGGAATGCGTTCAAGAAAAGAAGATGCATTCTTCCGGCGGATTCCTTTTATGAATGGCGACGGAAAGATGGTGATAAAATCCCGATGCGCATCAAGTTGAAAGGTGACGGCCTCTTTGCAATCGCCGGCCTTTGGGAGGCATGGAGAAAGCCCGATGGCAGCATGCTCTATACATGTACAGCGATTACGACTAAGCCGAATGGGTTGATGGAGCCGATCCATGATCGAATGCCTGTCATTTTACGGAAGGAAGATGAAGCAGCGTGGCTTGATCCAAAGAATGAGGATATTCATTTCCTGGGAAATATGTTGAAACCATTAGATGAGGAACAAATGGAGGCGTATATCGTATCTTCGAATGTGAACTCGCCAAAAAACAATGAGGAATCATTGATTATTCCAATATGTTGA
- a CDS encoding protein-tyrosine phosphatase family protein yields MESPNYRQLIDNRIFIGGIHAIDELLENEKIDVIYDLRAEVKGPLSTEISVHQPIVDDVERQDGSIQEAVQKVIDDYESGKNVYFHCNTGRGRGGTIAAAVLLQLGLADSVMDAEQKVMSISPDVNIRQPFKEALIRIYEKE; encoded by the coding sequence ATGGAATCTCCGAATTACCGCCAATTGATTGATAATCGGATTTTCATCGGCGGCATCCATGCAATCGATGAGCTGCTCGAAAATGAGAAAATTGACGTGATCTATGATTTACGGGCAGAAGTGAAAGGGCCTTTATCAACCGAAATCAGCGTCCATCAACCGATTGTCGATGACGTGGAACGACAGGACGGGTCTATCCAGGAAGCTGTCCAAAAAGTGATTGATGATTACGAGTCGGGGAAAAACGTCTACTTTCATTGCAATACAGGACGGGGCCGTGGCGGGACGATAGCTGCAGCCGTCTTACTCCAACTCGGACTTGCCGATTCCGTAATGGATGCGGAACAAAAGGTGATGTCCATATCACCGGACGTGAATATCAGGCAGCCTTTCAAGGAAGCTCTGATCCGCATCTATGAAAAGGAATAG
- a CDS encoding MFS transporter, producing MSNKEPIWTKPFISLFATNLSIFIVFYGLVTVLPLYAKEQLSRTDEEAGLLMTIFMISAILVRPFTGKILDIVGKRKMLGIGLIFYVVCTFLYYFISPFEGLLVIRFVQGVWFSIVSTATISLAADYVPESRRGAGLGYFSMSLNLAVVIGPFIALTIIQSFSFDIFFILLSVLMAIGALASLTLPPEPVQHRPSGKFTITFNDLFEKKALPVAIFGCVIAFSYASVLSYLSIFAQQQGLLDYASIFFVVYAAVMLISRPYTGRLFDEKGPAYVIIPGLIFFIIGFFLLADVHSVFVFLLAGAFIGFGYGSILPSMQTLAVQSTDASRSGYATATFYTLFDSGIAVGSYVLGLIAVYTGYQTVYVLSAGIVIMALLGYLALGKKKKAVR from the coding sequence TTGAGTAATAAAGAACCGATATGGACCAAACCTTTTATTAGTTTATTTGCCACTAACTTATCCATATTTATCGTATTTTATGGATTGGTTACCGTATTGCCGTTGTATGCAAAGGAACAACTGAGCCGTACAGATGAAGAGGCCGGTTTATTGATGACCATTTTCATGATCTCGGCAATCCTTGTCCGCCCGTTCACCGGAAAAATCCTGGATATCGTCGGGAAACGGAAGATGTTGGGGATCGGCCTCATTTTTTACGTAGTGTGTACATTCCTTTATTATTTCATCTCTCCGTTTGAGGGATTGCTGGTCATCCGTTTTGTGCAAGGTGTTTGGTTTAGTATCGTGTCGACGGCGACCATCTCATTAGCGGCGGATTATGTGCCGGAGAGTCGGCGGGGCGCCGGGCTTGGGTATTTTTCCATGTCCTTGAATCTGGCAGTTGTCATCGGTCCGTTCATCGCGTTGACCATTATTCAGTCTTTTTCCTTTGACATATTCTTCATTCTCCTCAGTGTGCTCATGGCGATTGGCGCCTTGGCTTCCCTTACATTACCTCCTGAACCGGTCCAGCACCGGCCATCTGGTAAATTTACAATCACTTTTAATGATTTGTTTGAGAAAAAAGCTTTGCCTGTTGCCATTTTTGGCTGTGTCATCGCTTTTTCCTATGCAAGTGTTCTGTCCTACCTCTCGATTTTCGCGCAGCAACAAGGATTGCTTGATTATGCAAGCATCTTTTTTGTCGTGTATGCGGCTGTGATGTTAATCAGCAGACCTTATACAGGAAGGCTTTTTGATGAAAAAGGACCGGCTTATGTCATCATCCCAGGTCTCATCTTCTTCATTATCGGCTTCTTCCTGCTTGCGGATGTGCATTCGGTCTTTGTCTTTTTGTTAGCGGGCGCATTCATCGGCTTTGGGTATGGATCTATTTTGCCGAGCATGCAGACTCTAGCGGTCCAATCCACAGATGCTTCACGAAGCGGTTATGCCACGGCCACTTTCTATACCTTATTTGATTCGGGGATTGCGGTAGGTTCCTATGTGCTCGGTTTGATCGCCGTCTATACGGGGTACCAGACCGTCTATGTTTTATCTGCCGGAATCGTAATAATGGCACTGCTTGGCTATTTGGCACTCGGAAAGAAAAAGAAGGCTGTCCGATAA
- a CDS encoding MarR family winged helix-turn-helix transcriptional regulator, protein MNPLIHELFQNTRLISRELNQALKAHDLFAAQWTVLFCVDQHGEMSLTQIWKYLNVEAPTITRTVNRLEELGWLTTHPGKDKREKIVRLSEMAESKIPAVKESVIEFEQSVLKGMSIEEQTVLAQLLRKMTKGS, encoded by the coding sequence ATGAATCCACTTATTCACGAACTGTTTCAAAATACTCGCCTGATCAGCAGGGAATTGAACCAAGCGTTAAAAGCCCATGACTTATTTGCGGCACAATGGACCGTCTTATTCTGTGTTGACCAACATGGAGAGATGAGTTTGACGCAAATTTGGAAATACTTAAATGTGGAAGCACCGACCATCACCCGGACCGTGAATCGACTGGAAGAACTCGGGTGGCTGACGACGCATCCCGGAAAAGATAAACGCGAGAAGATTGTGCGATTATCCGAAATGGCTGAATCTAAGATTCCAGCTGTCAAAGAATCCGTCATTGAATTTGAACAAAGTGTTTTAAAAGGTATGTCCATAGAAGAACAGACAGTGTTAGCGCAATTGCTTAGAAAAATGACGAAAGGAAGTTGA
- a CDS encoding MFS transporter: MTTTTESNKLGNPVYPIMFAIGGVHLLNDSLQSVIPAMFPVLEEARGLTFKQLGFISFALNMVASVLQPVVGYYSDRKPRPYALPIGMTFSLVGIGALAFAPEYWMILLSVIFLGFGSAVFHPEGSRVSFMAAGSKRGLSQSIYQVGGNSGQALAPLISAFILVPLGQKGAALFMVVAAVAIFILSKISAWYKQQLEQEKLNNRKKVLLSSMANLTKKQVGIALTLLLMVIFVRSFYVTNITNFYIFHLMREYGLAIDKGQLIIFLFLALGAVGTFFGGPMADRIGRKNVIVLSIAAPIPLTLLLPYAPLWAVIILLIAIGFFIMLSFSVTVVYAQELVPSKIGMMAGLTVGLAFGMGAIGAVVIGILMDEIGIYMTMIIISFLPILGLVGLALPRDGKITAANG; encoded by the coding sequence ATGACAACAACTACAGAAAGCAATAAGCTCGGAAACCCCGTCTATCCGATCATGTTTGCGATCGGCGGTGTCCATCTGCTCAATGATTCGCTCCAATCTGTCATTCCCGCAATGTTCCCGGTTTTGGAGGAAGCAAGAGGCTTGACGTTCAAACAGCTCGGGTTCATTTCCTTTGCGCTGAATATGGTGGCTTCTGTTTTACAGCCGGTCGTCGGCTATTACAGTGACCGGAAACCGCGTCCGTACGCGTTGCCGATCGGGATGACATTCTCCTTGGTTGGAATCGGGGCGCTGGCTTTCGCCCCCGAATATTGGATGATTCTATTGTCGGTTATCTTCCTCGGATTCGGATCCGCTGTCTTTCATCCAGAAGGCTCCCGGGTTTCCTTCATGGCGGCGGGATCGAAGCGCGGACTTTCCCAATCGATTTATCAGGTTGGTGGAAATTCCGGACAGGCATTGGCGCCTTTGATCAGTGCCTTCATCCTTGTGCCGCTCGGGCAAAAAGGGGCGGCCTTGTTCATGGTAGTGGCGGCAGTCGCCATTTTCATTCTGTCGAAAATTTCGGCCTGGTATAAGCAGCAATTGGAACAGGAGAAGTTGAATAATCGCAAGAAGGTCCTTTTATCGTCCATGGCTAACTTGACGAAAAAGCAAGTCGGCATTGCATTGACCTTGCTGTTGATGGTCATTTTTGTTCGTTCCTTTTATGTAACGAATATCACGAACTTTTACATATTCCATTTGATGAGAGAATACGGGCTCGCCATCGACAAGGGACAACTGATTATCTTCCTGTTTTTGGCACTTGGCGCGGTCGGAACCTTTTTCGGCGGCCCGATGGCGGATCGGATCGGACGCAAGAACGTCATTGTCCTGTCCATTGCCGCTCCGATTCCACTGACCCTATTATTGCCCTATGCTCCGTTATGGGCAGTCATCATACTGCTCATTGCCATTGGATTCTTTATCATGCTCAGCTTCTCGGTCACGGTTGTCTATGCACAAGAACTCGTACCGAGTAAAATCGGAATGATGGCCGGTTTGACCGTTGGATTAGCGTTCGGCATGGGGGCAATCGGCGCAGTCGTCATCGGAATTTTAATGGATGAAATCGGCATCTATATGACGATGATCATTATCTCCTTTCTACCGATTCTCGGACTCGTCGGTCTCGCCTTACCACGGGACGGCAAAATTACAGCAGCAAACGGGTAA
- a CDS encoding YitT family protein — MFFLQKAIRIILGSVLVAVGINYFLLPFNLLEGGALGISLIFHYLYDIKVGLTFLLISLPIFFLAWMYYRPFFYNGIHGMLLSSVIIDMFYPLREWGAAHAVSPLLSAAGGGVLIGIGVGFMLRSDISIGGTDLLAQMIARKLKINSGVMIFCFDILVVTVGSLVLQSASILLSVTTVLSVGVTASLLVAAPSFRRERLHYRNH, encoded by the coding sequence GTGTTTTTCTTACAGAAAGCGATCCGGATTATATTGGGCAGTGTCTTGGTGGCGGTCGGCATCAATTACTTTCTGTTGCCATTCAATTTGCTGGAAGGCGGTGCACTGGGCATCAGCCTTATTTTCCATTACCTCTATGACATTAAAGTCGGCCTGACTTTTTTGCTCATCAGTCTACCGATTTTTTTCCTGGCTTGGATGTACTACCGTCCCTTTTTTTACAATGGCATTCATGGGATGTTGCTGTCGTCGGTTATCATCGATATGTTCTATCCGCTTCGTGAATGGGGCGCAGCTCATGCCGTATCTCCTTTATTAAGCGCTGCGGGTGGGGGGGTTTTGATCGGAATCGGTGTTGGTTTCATGCTTCGTTCGGATATTAGCATCGGCGGGACGGATCTGCTTGCCCAGATGATTGCCAGAAAGTTGAAGATCAATTCGGGCGTGATGATTTTCTGTTTTGATATCTTGGTCGTCACTGTCGGAAGCCTTGTCCTCCAATCCGCCTCCATCCTGCTGTCAGTGACAACAGTGCTATCGGTCGGTGTGACAGCGAGTTTATTAGTAGCGGCGCCTTCCTTTCGACGGGAAAGGCTCCATTATCGGAATCATTAA
- a CDS encoding FusB/FusC family EF-G-binding protein, protein MEPFIQSAQFNFIKFQIKNLVYGHASAKDAGVIRALESLTVEKVIGLFGELTDEQRQVLEPISEIREPLEADQYLIQLKRYVLPFPSVEEKEIRKLFSKVKKLTIPVLDKLDLQEISYLGWNDTGSNKKYIVVPQDEKLIGIQGTFQRSTKKGICAICNGHEEVGMFTAGTRRSGQDTYTKRGNYICVDSMACNENLTDLTKLHDFIQLLQK, encoded by the coding sequence ATGGAACCTTTTATTCAAAGTGCTCAGTTTAATTTTATCAAGTTTCAAATTAAAAATTTAGTGTATGGACATGCCTCGGCGAAGGACGCAGGGGTGATTCGTGCTTTGGAATCTTTGACGGTGGAAAAGGTTATCGGGCTGTTCGGCGAATTGACGGATGAACAGAGGCAAGTGCTGGAGCCGATTTCAGAAATCCGGGAACCGTTAGAGGCGGACCAATATTTGATTCAACTGAAACGGTATGTACTCCCTTTTCCGTCCGTGGAGGAGAAGGAAATCCGTAAATTGTTTTCGAAAGTGAAAAAATTGACGATCCCAGTTTTGGACAAGTTGGACCTCCAGGAAATTTCCTACCTCGGCTGGAACGATACCGGTTCGAATAAAAAATATATCGTCGTCCCCCAAGATGAGAAACTGATTGGAATCCAAGGGACTTTTCAACGTTCCACTAAAAAAGGGATTTGTGCTATCTGCAATGGACATGAGGAAGTCGGCATGTTCACGGCGGGGACAAGAAGGTCGGGGCAAGACACGTACACAAAAAGAGGGAATTATATTTGCGTTGATAGTATGGCTTGCAACGAGAACTTGACCGATTTGACGAAGCTTCATGATTTCATCCAATTGCTGCAGAAGTGA